In the genome of Siniperca chuatsi isolate FFG_IHB_CAS linkage group LG14, ASM2008510v1, whole genome shotgun sequence, the window AGTAGGCCATGCACAGTACAGTACCGCTGGAGGAGCGGGGCTCGCACAGCAATGCTCTGCAGGGGCGTAGGCAGCATCTGTGTGGGCTGGTTCTGTGGCCTCGCTGAAATTAGGGgttcacattttattcattcatctaTCAATCATAATTAGAAGACCTTTGTGGAGCTATGTTAAAGATAAAGATGCGTGAATGCTACATGGCAGTatttatagtgtatatatatataaaataacaatgatggattgttattttattattgaatgGTTGAAATTCTGCAGAAATTCTCAGAACAAAGCAGGATATTCCCAGAATCTACTTTGAAGGTTACAATCAAAATATTACCAAATGGGAATAATAGGGATATGTTAAAGGAATATGGTcgatattattatttttttggtggGGATGTTGTGTCATTCATAtctttctctgtccctctgATGGTTGCTGCCAGTATTATGAGGCAATATTGTCATACTGCATGAGGCTCTTACGATATATGACTGAGAATAGTTAGTAAAGTAATAGCACTTTGTATCTTGGTATTTAAAATATGGTctttatcaaaatgtattaagaGATGTAACATAAAGTTGTGTTTGCATttctcacctgtgtcttgtaGGCTATTCCTCACTCAGTCTAACCGCATCTAACAAACAGACAACAGTCATGgagttgtgttgctgttttaaaatgcacCTAAATGTATCCCCAGCAACAGTGAGAAgtggttttacatttttcttcagaGTGACCTACAGTAAAGCTTTACATTGGGCATACTGACCATTGTGCATGGGCAGTCATTATTTGTGCTTGCTGctatattttaatgtgtttggtTTCCCAAACTAAAGGGAGCGTATACTGACATGATGGGAGATAAGATGAGGATGGTCCTCTCCTTTAGCTCCATCTGGTGACAATTTAAAGAATTACAGGAGACCTGGACTtcacccaccacacacacattgttagtTTTAATGAATTTAAAGGGTTATTTCGAACTAATTTACCCATTCGCAGCATCCACTTTCCTTATGTTTCATATCTATATTCAAAAGGAAATATATGTGTTGTACTAACTGTATAAAAGTATATCTCTTATATATTTAATAAGATTTTAGAACCCTGAAATTTTCTCCcctatcaaaatatttttttaatttttttttactacactAGAAATGTTTAGACATGATGTGAGGCCCAAAATTtaagttgctttggacaaaagtgtcTGCCAAGTTAATGTGATGTAAACACTGCAAAGGTCTGTAGACAAAAGTTTATTAAGTTACAAAGTTTTGTCTAAGGTAAATCTCCAGTTtgaagtttttccttgttgAATGAGGCAAAGATGCTGTTTAAATAGATAGATTCTTCATGTCTACTGTAATTTTGAAAtcaatgttttgttgtattgattaaagtgaaaataacaaattgaggagaaagagacataCATTAATAACAGGCATACTTAACAAGAGACAAGGCTATAACACATTACCATGGTCCGTATCACCTCCCTGAACCCACTCAGCAAGACCTGTACAGCATCTTAATGATCACATATAACGTGATGACGAATAAGCAATGAACAAAAATCCTATGATAAGCATTTTTAGTATTGCCACTGCCACCTTTGACAACAAAATAGTCAATAATAATCTATTTATGGATCACCCATAACTGaatctatttatatatttatgtatttgcaatactttttttctttcaaggtCATATATTTCCAGAGGCCATTCTCACCCAGTTTCTAATCAAGCAAGGGATATAGGAGTCATGGCCATATTAGCTGTTACATATAGTGTTCATAAAGGCAATGCCACCTGCCCACCACCTGTCCTATATAACAGTGTgtagagcaggagagagagagaggattagTTAGATCTCCTGGTTAACATGAGACATGaaagtagcattttaatgtgGTCTTGCATTTACTGTATCCACCATATACATATGAGTGTAGCAATTTCGGCATGTTAAATGATATACAAATCATATACTGAACCTTTTTTAcaaattcatttaaatgtaggctatttaaacttaattaaacttaattttcaaatccttgaaaataaaaatgcaaaaatcctgtgttttttttaatatatgcaTGCACACTATGTCATCAGAGGAAGATATATTATGTATGTGGTTAGTTTATTCCAAAGGGGTGTCTATGAGGAAAAGGCACCCTCTAGTGGAAGAAAAGGGGAGACTCCTCAGCTCAACCAGATTTGTGGAAGCTATGGATTGTTgggagagatagagggagataaaaagaaatacagcaacACAGATTGAGCTCTAAACAGATTTTACATGGCACAGAAAATTTACATATGTTTGTCTCTGCTTATAGCACATGGGACATATTATGATTCCTAAGCCTGGCTGTTTTTGGTACTGGTTGTGATACAGCCAACGATAAATCTTGGCTTGATTGTCTGTAATTATTGGCAGGATATAGTTGTGGGCctatctgtatttgtattttaaattcctGCTAGTCTCTAAATGATAGGgatattaatagattttttttcctcaaatgtTTCATCCTTCTGATTCGGTCTTCAGAGAgttcaaaataaatctgaaaccCTTGGCACTCAACGTTTTGAACATGAAGCGGTTCACTGAGGCAGTCAGGCCCAAGCCCAAGATTAACCCACTGGTCTGCAATAGCTCAGTTAGAGGCAATGGATCTTGAGGATTATCTTCAGAGTAGTGGTTGAAACCCTGGGTTTAATGACCAGAATGTCAAGAGAAAAGTCACAAgacaacagtaataataataacttcttCCATAGGTTTCATATACATAGGTGTCCATGTCGTAGAGTGAGGATTCTCATGTCTAAGACTGGGTTCTTGCCTAAACTTCTAGATGTAGCAGGGTTGGCTGAAATTACTAGTCCTGATTGCATCTCGGGAGGGAACTGGGAAAAAATGGTTCAAATTGCGCAGTGGGGTTGACCGAAAATATGACTCCATGGTTCACGCCTCTGATGCCTCTGATGCCTCTGGAGACAAATCTGTGTCAGCATCTGGAcacaaaatgactgaatgactgaatgaatgaatttgtaAAGAGCTCTTTTACAGGCATCATGCAAGGCCAATGTAGGCAAGCGGCATCCTTGCCAGCTCTGCCCCCACTTTGTTTTTATGACAGGGACTTTTGAAGCCAGTTAGCTAATCGTGCTCCTGACACATTTTAGTCAGTGCTCTCAGTGCCATGGAATTGCATTTGAGCTTACCAATCTATACTGTGATTTACACTGTTTACACTGCTCTGATGTAAAAGAAAATCTCACTGTCAGCTACTGAGGGTGTAAAAGTTTACTTTCACTCCTTCACTgttgatgtatttatttacagtattcaTGGTGAAACCAATGCAAAGCTACTCTAGCAGTTATGTCAGAGCCACATAAACACATTGGTTCAGCATATTATCCACCAATGACAGGAATATAAGTATGGTTGTTctgtcaaaaaacaacaactacagagCTGAGGACagatttattgatattaatatgTACAGATAGACTTTATACAGAGTGATTAGTCCGTCTAAGCATAACTGTGTAATCATCTGTAGATAAACAAATCAGACCCAATGATAAATACAGATCGGGAATGCATATAACCAGTGACTGAATTATGTCTCTTTAAACACAGCAGTTGCTTGTGGTCAAACAATGTGAGTGGTCCAAGACGTGTGTGTTATTTGTAGTAGCATTACACCTGTGGTCTTGCCCTTCTAAGTGTCAACAAGTGGATGTGATGTGTCAGTGTAATGGTCTACTGCACAAGCCCAGAGTAAAATGACATGTGATGCTATTCCTTGCAACACAATCCCTCAATGAACCCCTGGGTGTTGTACATAGTTCCCCTCATCATTTCAGTGTCACATTTCTGAAAATAGATGCATTTGTTATTGagtctttcttctgttttaaatTACCTCTACCATCTGGTTGCTTTGCGCATTGTGCCTGGACTGCATTCAGATTTAATACACTTGTGAACAAATGACCTGTCACTAAATGCACCAGGCATGGTTGGATGATAGAAGTCGAACTTATAAGAAAACTGTAACTGTGGCATTGCTTGATTATCCATTCAAGGTTTACAGcatttgagaaaaataatgcCCACAAAGATTCTCCATGTTGTTGAGTATAGCAGTTACAGTACTTTAAATACATATCTTAAATATGTTAGATTTAGGTAGAAACCTCTACTTTGAAGGCTATAAAGTATAATGTTTCTAGTTAGTACAGTTAATTGGTTCACAATGTTGACACACAGCATTGCAAAATGGTGTGTCTACATAGGAGTGACTGGTACATGGACAACCCTCCTGTAATAGACTATAAGCTGCTGAAATCATGAACCTTTTTTGGAGTTAGACTTTCACTATGACCTTACTGAGAACCAGCAGCCTCCAAACAGATCAAATCATATTTACCTGAGCCCACTGCAGCTGGAAAAGAAATACCTTCTTTCTAGTGTTCCGGTTTACTGCCTTTAAACTAGACTACGACTTCATGATGGAAAAGTCATCCTCTGCTACTTGGAGATCCCGTCATGACTCAGAAtagactttatttatttatactttatttcagtatttacaaaaataagaatataCTTGTGGTGAGTAGTGGTATTAAATTCCACTGGAAAAAGGAGAAACATAGTCTGTCAGCTTCTAAAAGCAATACTTTCACTGGAGAAGCATTTTACAGTTATTAATGGAACTAGATAATGGCATATGTATCGTACACAGAATATACGGTATGTGTTGTATGTGTATCATTTGAAGATATCATTGCTTATGAGACCATCATCTCTGTCAAAAGATTGTTCATAGTTTGAGATgaatctctttttctttccaaaagTAGAGAAAGTGCTGTACACATCCAGTTCTCCTCTGGGTGCCAACTTCAGCGTACTGTAGTCAGACGTGGTGCCAGGGATGTATACATTGTGCTGGTAGTCTGGTGGCTCAGAATGAGGCTGGGTGTACTTTGGAGCCCATGAGTAGTTAGGAACTGCTCCCTCTTGAAGAGACATCTTGCAGTCTGTAAAAATGCGCATAAATTACAGTTTGTATCAGACGATTATTTCTGCAAAAGctcatatttacatacagtatacttgaTCTGAATGAAGTAGCTTTAAAGGCATCTTCTTGAAAAGCAAAACACCTCCTGCAGGGACTTAAGTAATGTTGATGCATTAAAATCCCCCAGTTTTGGGGCCTGGTGTTATCTGCTTTTCAGTTTACCATTTTATATTTCAGACTAAATCCTTAGGCACAGACACAAGGAGaacccccaccccaccacccTCTTTCATGTGAACAATAATGAGCTCGAATTGCACAGTTGCCACCTACCATTCATATGGTTTCCCCAGGTCCAGTACTGTGGTGCTACGGAGCAGGAAAACCCATCAGCATCATATTTTTGGTGACGAGAAAGCGTGCCCTCCATATTTGCTGAGCTATACCTGACGAGATAAAGAGACAGCACAAGTACAAGTTTAGATGTGCACATGTAAGTgtttgtgcatgcgtgtgtatTGTAATTGGCTCAACTATGTATTCACCTCTTGTATGCTGAGTTGCGTTGGTTCTTGGTCCAGGTCCAGTCCTTGTTTGAATACTTGAGCtgcacagttaaaacattaaaaaaaaaacaactcaatgACCAACTCAAACAGAACAATTGCACTACATGTATGTCTCTATGCACTCATGTATATATAATGGTATGGCTAAAGGCATCAGACATGGGAGATACTGTTTAGTCAAAGTCagatgactgactgacagatgcCTTTTTGTCTGTTGTTCATGTTTGTCTTATACAAAAATTAGCTATTAACTAATCTGCCTAACTGACTAATGTGAGGTTTAATATTGATGGATATACTGATGCTGTTGAGTAGAGCACACATATAACAGCAGTGTTAAGATCAAGAGACAGCTTCAAGTCTGTGATAAAAATGTGCATCTCTTTTATCCCTGCAACACCTGCTGCTATGCCTGTGTCACACACCTTGACACACTGTGGTAATTTGCCCAGACTGCAGGgtattttgtgcattttccaATGGATTGCTTGCATATGACATTGAAATTGCAAAACACTATATATATAGTTGTGCGTTGTTCTATCCTATAACAAACAGGCGTTGAAGAAGTTGTAATATCATATCTTTGATGTTCATCTGATTATTCTTCACACAttcaattattattacattttacaatttaacATCCCTTCATCCAAAacccttttaaaaacagaaatgaatacAGTATGATAGATGATACAGCGTCCCCTAGTGTGTAAAATGCATTGTGACATTTGCCCTGTAGTCAACCTTTCTGTCATTTCTTATTGACGTGAGACAGCAGGACGACTAGTTAAGAGACATGACTGAGTGAATATAGTTTTGGGATGTGTAATTCTTATAGTGGATGATAAGAGAAATAATCCCTCTGTTATGTTGACTTGTATGTGTCGGTATATTTCAGGATATTACCTCGTTTGGGGTTGCTGCTCTGTTGTTGGCCAGTTCATTACGGTCCAGTGCGCTCCAGCCAGAGGTCAGGTAATCTGTGCTCTTGGCATTATTCTGTTGAACTGACATTACCGGACTGCAGGGCTTGAGGAACATGAAGTCACTTTTGGACGATTCCGGTGTCAGACACATTTTGTAACAGTAGACCTGAGGAAGTGCGCCGTTGCTGTTTGCCTCCGTGCAGCCGGACGCGCCCGTGGACACCAGAACATTACAGTTGGACTTTTTGAACACCTCTGTGGTGGTGGATGTTTCTGTgcgagagcagcagcagcaacacccGCTGATGGAGGGGACGTCGGACTCTCGGTTGGACGGTCTGCCCTTCAGTCTCCGCACTGCAACCAGGACAATAATAGCCACCAGAAATGTGAAGGAGATTGCGCCCAGAGACACGATTAAGTACAGGGTGAAGTTGGAGCTGTGATGCGGGCTTAGTGACAGGTCACCCAAATCGGGCTGCGAATCTGGCAGGCTGTCAACCACTGACAGAATGATGGAAACTGTGGCCGAGAGGGGTGGCTGACCATTGTCCTTCACGAGAATGACCAGGCTGTGCCTCCTGGGGTCTTTCTCCACTAACTGGCGTATCGTCCTGATTTCGCCTGTGTACAGAGCAATGCTGAACAAGCTCGGGTCTGTTGCTTGGAGCATTTGATAAAAAAGACGCGAGTTTTGACCTGCGTCTGCGTCCACCGCGCTGATTTTGGTGACAATGTGACCAGCGTCAACTGATCTGGGCACTGCTTCGCTTGGTGCTGTGCCGTTTTGCCGAACTGGTGACACAATTACAGGTGCATTGTCGTTTTGGTCCAAAATAAAGATATTCACTGAAACGTTGTTGTTCAGAGGCGGAAAACCGGCATCTTGAGCTTGAACTGTGATCTGAAAGTTTTGAAGTTGTTCGTGGTCAAAGGATCGCAGCGCGTAAATGTTCCCGTTGTCTGAGTTTATGGACACGTATGTGGACACAGGCATTCCCTGTATATCACCTTCCAGGATAGAATAGGAGAGGTATGCATTTTGACCAGAATCTGGATCCAGTGCAGTCACCGAGCAAACTGATGCTCCCGGCGCGTTATTCTCAGTCAAATACACAGTATATGAAGGCTGTTTGAAGTGAGGCGCGTTGTCATTCACGTCAGACACTTGCACTAAAATAGTTTTCCTCGTGAATAGAGGTGGAGAGCCCATATCTCTGGCGGTAAGTGTGATGTTGTACTCTGCGACTGTCTCCCTGTCCAGAAAATCACAAGTTACTAATGTATAGTAGTTCTTAAAGGATGAGTGGAGCTGAAATGGGACGTGATGGGGGATCTCACAGTCCACATTCCCGTTTTCACCTGAGTCTTTGTCCATCACGCTGATGACGGCTATCACCGTTCCCGGGGGCGCGTCCTCCTGCACAGGTGTGGACACTGATGTCAAAATCACCTCTGGAAGGTTGTCATTTTTATCCAAAACGTTCACCAGCACTTTACAGTGAACCGCCACAGCGGAGGGGCCTTTATCTTTAGCCTGAACATAAATTTCATGCATCCTGGCCTTTTCATAATCTATCACTCCCTTGACTTTGATTTCCCCCGTGCGCGAGTCTACGCTGAAAAGCTGGCGCACTTTGATGGGAGCGTGGCCACTGAATGAATAGGTAATATCAGCATTGGGACCGTCATCTAAATCGGACGCATTAAGTTTTATGACAACTGTGCCTTTAGGTGCGTTTTCAGCAAGTCTCACTCTGTAAAACGACTGCTCAAACACAGGCGCGTTATCATTTGCATCCAAAACGGTGATATCAATTTGCGCAGTGCCGGATCTCTCCGGCGCGCCCCCATCCACCGCCGTTAGAACCATTTGATGCGCACTTTGCTGCTCTCTGTCCAGTGGGTTTTGTAGGACTAGTTCTGCAAATTTACTGCCATCACTGCGCGTCTGTATATCCAAAAGGAAATGCTCATTTACACTCAGCAAATAGGTGCGGAGCGAGTTGGATCCGACGTCCAAGTCTTGTGCGCTCTCGAGTGGGAAACGGGATCCTGGCGCAGCGGACTCAGATATGTCCAGATTAAACTCAGTCCACGGGAAACTAGGAGAGTTATCGTTCACGTCCAGAATTTCCATTTCTACCCTGTACAGCTCCAGAGGGCTTTCTATGACCACTTGCAAGTGAAAAGAACAGGACAAACTCTGCTCGCATAGTTCTTCACGATCAATTCTTTCATTAACAAATAAAACTCCATTTTCTAAATTTACCTCCACATATTGCTTCTTGGCACCTGAGACTATGCGGAATCTGCGCGCAGAGAGCTTGTCCAAATCCAAGCCCAGGTCCTCTGCAATATTGCCAACAAAAGCTCCATGCTCCAGTTCCTCAGGAATTGAGTAGCGAATCTGTCCCCAGACTGCATCCAAGAAACAAGTGAACAACACAAAACGGCACAAAACATGCCACTTCCCACAAAGTCTTTTCTTCGCGCCTTGTGTGTCCATCTGTAGGCTGAAGCAATGCCGCAACTCACACCAAAGACTGTTTCTGTAGTGTACTCATACAAAATGATTAAGGCAGAATTGTGCAAAATACAGTCTCGAAAAAACTTGACATTGGTGGGACTGGAACAGCGACTGTCTgcctgagagaaaagagaggagagagaatggGATGTGCAAGGGCTACTAGGCTATGTCAGAttaggctgtgtgtgtctgtgtgtgcgtgtgtttattATTGGCCCTACTGTTCCAATAGGGGGAAACGACATCTGCTCGGATAATCTTTCCTGCCTACTAGCCCGATCGAATTCATGTCACAGTCTCTAGGCTTTGACCGCAGGTCAAACGTACTTGATTCAATATCTTATAAGAGTGTCTCATCATTTTGAACTGAAAGGAAATCAATAGGAAAatcctttcatttttgtttatgcTATCAGAGGAAGTGAgcattttttgttgaaactttttcaaatcagagaaaaagaggtgAGGAAGCCTCAGCTCAAACCAGCTTTAAAGTCCTTACCTAATGAAAAAAGAATTATAGCAATCCTTTAGAAGAATACAGAGATGGTATTACAGCATTCTCATTATAAAAAAGGAAAGTCCATATATTTATTATAGAAACAGTTACTATAAACTTACTATAAAACGACTATGAAGTTAGTTATTATAGAAACACTGTACAGTGTGGGTTTGAAGTCTGTAAGTTAAAAGATTGTCCTCAGGAAGCAGCTCAAATTCCCAGACATCATCACAGTACCCTGCAGGGATTGTGCttgtttaaaactgtttttttttcaacatatttCAGTGTATTAATACTCAAATAGAGCAGTTGTATCTGTTTACCATCCACCTCAATGCATGCTCTACCCGTTTGCT includes:
- the LOC122888574 gene encoding protocadherin beta-15-like: MDTQGAKKRLCGKWHVLCRFVLFTCFLDAVWGQIRYSIPEELEHGAFVGNIAEDLGLDLDKLSARRFRIVSGAKKQYVEVNLENGVLFVNERIDREELCEQSLSCSFHLQVVIESPLELYRVEMEILDVNDNSPSFPWTEFNLDISESAAPGSRFPLESAQDLDVGSNSLRTYLLSVNEHFLLDIQTRSDGSKFAELVLQNPLDREQQSAHQMVLTAVDGGAPERSGTAQIDITVLDANDNAPVFEQSFYRVRLAENAPKGTVVIKLNASDLDDGPNADITYSFSGHAPIKVRQLFSVDSRTGEIKVKGVIDYEKARMHEIYVQAKDKGPSAVAVHCKVLVNVLDKNDNLPEVILTSVSTPVQEDAPPGTVIAVISVMDKDSGENGNVDCEIPHHVPFQLHSSFKNYYTLVTCDFLDRETVAEYNITLTARDMGSPPLFTRKTILVQVSDVNDNAPHFKQPSYTVYLTENNAPGASVCSVTALDPDSGQNAYLSYSILEGDIQGMPVSTYVSINSDNGNIYALRSFDHEQLQNFQITVQAQDAGFPPLNNNVSVNIFILDQNDNAPVIVSPVRQNGTAPSEAVPRSVDAGHIVTKISAVDADAGQNSRLFYQMLQATDPSLFSIALYTGEIRTIRQLVEKDPRRHSLVILVKDNGQPPLSATVSIILSVVDSLPDSQPDLGDLSLSPHHSSNFTLYLIVSLGAISFTFLVAIIVLVAVRRLKGRPSNRESDVPSISGCCCCCSRTETSTTTEVFKKSNCNVLVSTGASGCTEANSNGALPQVYCYKMCLTPESSKSDFMFLKPCSPVMSVQQNNAKSTDYLTSGWSALDRNELANNRAATPNELKYSNKDWTWTKNQRNSAYKRYSSANMEGTLSRHQKYDADGFSCSVAPQYWTWGNHMNDCKMSLQEGAVPNYSWAPKYTQPHSEPPDYQHNVYIPGTTSDYSTLKLAPRGELDVYSTFSTFGKKKRFISNYEQSFDRDDGLISNDIFK